In a single window of the Callithrix jacchus isolate 240 chromosome 1, calJac240_pri, whole genome shotgun sequence genome:
- the NELFB gene encoding negative elongation factor B isoform X1: MCRAWRGRACGRATGRPGEPAWDEKRRCGTWTLPHGSAGLAGASASVAGEGGRRSRAWSPPGPRLKALRPSLRRSAGVGASCRFYAEEAAPESHTSAAQRLGAQPRATCPASRGCCEIRKTVLHAYAHEIHSAEMAPLSHPPTLARGTGGRTRAGLARWSLLREGRALLPGTCARQRRCFPGAGWLADPGGAVCAEPRSGRDLAELEGAGERGSGGPRGPAERASGAPAAAPGERAGDGAPSRAAAGASAMFAGLQDLGVANGEDLKETLTNCTEPLKAIEQFQTENGVLLPSLQSALPFLDLHGTPRLEFHQSVFDELRDKLLERVSAIASEGKAEERYKKLEDLLEKSFSLVKMPSLQPVVMCVMKHLPKVPEKKLKLVMADKELYRACAVEVKRQIWQDNQALFGDEVSPLLKQYILEKESALFSTELSVLHNFFSPSPKTRRQGEVVQRLTQMVGKNVKLYDMVLQFLRTLFLRTRNVHYCTLRAELLMSLHDLDVGEICTVDPCHKFTWCLDACIRERFVDSKRARELQGFLDGVKKGQEQVLGDLSMILCDPFAINTLALSTVRHLQELVGQETLPRDSPDLLLLLRLLALGQGAWDMIDSQVFKEPKMEVELITRFLPMLMSFLVDDYTFNVDQKLPAEEKAPVSYPNTLPESFTKFLQEQRMACEVGLYYVLHITKQRNKNALLRLLPGLVETFGDLAFGDIFLHLLTGSLALLADEFALEDFCSSLFDGFFLTASPRKENVQRHALRLLIHLHPRVAPSKLEALQKALEPTGQSGEAVKELYSQLGEKLEQLDHRKPSPAQAAETPTLELPLPSVPAPAPL, encoded by the exons atgtgTCGGGCTTGGCGCGGCAGAGCGTGCGGGAGGGCGACGGGGAGGCCCGGGGAGCCCGCCTGGGACGAGAAGAGGCGCTGCGGGACCTGGACTCTCCCTCACGGCTCCGCGGGGCTGGCGGGTGCCAGCGCCTCCGTGGCCGGGGAGGGCGGCCGTCGTTCGCGCGCCTGGTCTCCGCCAGGCCCCCGCCTGAAGGCGCTGAGACCCAGCCTTCGCCGCAGCGCTGGGGTGGGGGCTTCGTGCCGGTTTTACGCCGAGGAGGCCGCACCCGAGTCACACACCAGCGCGGCGCAGAGGCTGGGGGCGCAACCCCGGGCAACATGTCCCGCGTCGCGAGGCTGCTGCGAGATCCGCAAGACCGTTTTACACGCTTATGCGCACGAAATCCACTCGGCTGAAATGGCGCCCCTTTCCCACCCACCCACGCTCGCCCGCGGGACCGGAGGGCGCACGCGCGCGGGGCTGGCTAGGTGGAGCCTGTTGCGCGAGGGGCGGGCGCTGCTCCCAGGAACCTGCGCGCGGCAGCGGCGGTGTTTCCCGGGGGCCGGTTGGCTGGCGGACCCGGGCGGTGCGGTGTGCGCGGAGCCGCGAAGCGGGCGGGACTTGGCCGAGCTGGAGGGCGCGGGGGAGCGGGGCTCGGGGGGCCCCCGAGGCCCGGCGGAGCGGGCTTCTGGGGCGCCTGCGGCGGCGCCGGGGGAGCGGGCTGGGGATGGGGCGCCGAGCCGGGCGGCGGCCGGGGCCTCGGCCATGTTCGCGGGGCTGCAGGACCTGGGCGTGGCCAACGGCGAGGACCTGAAGGAGACCCTGACCAACTGCACGGAGCCGCTCAAGGCCATCGAGCAGTTCCAG ACAGAGAACGGCGTGCTGCTGCCCTCTCTCCAGTCGGCCCTCCCCTTCTTGGACCTACACGGGACGCCGCGGCTGGAGTTCCACCAGTCGGTGTTCGATGAGCTGCGAGACAAGCTGCTGGAGCGGGTGTCGGCCATCGCTTCGGAGGGGAAGGCTGAGGAAAG GTACAAGAAGCTGGAAGACCTTCTGGAGAAGAGCTTTTCTCTGGTCAAGATGCCGTCCCTGCAGCCTGTGGTGATGTGTGTCATGAAGCACCTGCCCAAG GTTCCTGAGAAAAAGCTGAAGCTCGTAATGGCTGACAAGGAGCTGTATCGAGCCTGCGCCGTGGAGGTGAAGAGGCAGATCTGGCAAGACAATCAGGCCCTCTTTGGGGACGAGGTCTCCCCGCTGCTGAAGCAGTACATCTTGGAGAAGGAGAGCGCGCTCTTCAGCACAGAGCTCTCCGTCCTGCACAACTTCTTCAGTCCTTCCCCCAAGACCAGGCGCCAGGGTGAG GTGGTGCAGCGGCTGACGCAGATGGTGGGGAAGAATGTGAAGCTGTACGACATGGTGCTGCAGTTTCTGCGCACGCTCTTCCTGCGCACGCGGAACGTGCACTACTGCACGCTGCGGGCCGAGCTGCTCATGTCCCTGCACGACCTGGACGTGGGTGAGATCTGCACCGTGGACCCATGCCACAAG TTCACCTGGTGCCTGGACGCTTGCATCCGAGAGCGGTTTGTGGACAGCAAGAGGGCTCGGGAGCTGCAGGGCTTTCTCGATGGAGTCAAGAAGGGCCAGGAGCAGGTGCTGGG GGACCTGTCCATGATCCTGTGTGACCCCTTTGCCATCAACACGCTGGCGCTGAGCACAGTCAGGCACCTGCAGGAGCTGGTTGGCCAGGAGACGCTGCCCAGG GATAGCCCCGACCTCCTGCTGCTGCTCCGGCTGCTGGCGCTGGGCCAGGGAGCCTGGGACATGATTGACAGCCAGGTCTTCAAGGAGCCCAAGATG GAGGTGGAGCTCATCACCAGGTTCCTCCCAATGCTCATGTCCTTCCTGGTAGACGACTACACTTTCAACGTGGATCAGAAACTTCCGGCTGAGGAGAAAGCCCCGGTCTCATATCCAAACACACTTCCCGAAAGCTTTACTAA GTTTTTGCAGGAGCAGCGCATGGCCTGCGAGGTCGGGCTGTACTATGTTCTGCACATCACCAAGCAGAGGAATAAGAATGCACTCCTCCGCCTGCTGCCGGGGCTGG TGGAGACCTTTGGCGATTTGGCCTTCGGCGACATCTTCCTCCACCTGCTCACGGGCAGCCTGGCGCTGCTGGCGGACGAGTTTGCCCTGGAGGACTTCTGCAGCAGCCTCTTCGACGGCTTCTTCCTCACTGCCTCGCCCAG GAAGGAGAATGTGCAGCGGCACGCGCTGCGGCTCCTCATTCACCTGCACCCCAGGGTGGCCCCGTCAAAGCTGGAAGCCTTGCAGAAGGCCCTGGAGCCTACAGGCCAG AGTGGAGAGGCTGTGAAGGAGCTTTACTCTCAGCTTGGCGAGAAGCTGGAGCAGCTGGACCACCGGAAGCCCAGTCCGGCGCAGGCCGCGGAGACGCCCACCCTGGAGCTGCCCCTCCCCAGCGTGCCCGCCCCTGCCCCACTCTGA
- the CIMIP2A gene encoding ciliary microtubule inner protein 2A isoform X1: MSRPLCVTCAARCPQCWPLTMVAQQRDSPQRRGLDTGRDGSQQGQSGSKMTATQKHSLLTPEPHYIPGYAGFYPQLRFQVGNTYGRTTGQLLTDPSVQKSPCSVLSPMSKPKFIEDFSQSRPPWVPCRDLTEPYVPHYTSLKPYKNFEIRGQLPPLDVDAQEPPGVENIPRHLLLPAGVMPYPPHPLCPPGRKGDSRDSGYPGLRLAFREEAWRNAAPVCEARRQQQQLYHCRRDEYPPHTHQQETLDVCRFQRLPQLDHPNLIQRKAIAGYAGFIPRFSWVMGVNYRDGVAQAMDEFDKSQFLFRNPHCDLGEKLLETHWPNNHIYSSQGLIPFYMGFIPSMQDNYALTFGNSTRKAYWKEQARRDHTL, translated from the exons ATGTCTCGGCCTCTGTGTGTCACCTGTGCAGCGAGGTGCCCACAATGCTGGCCCCTCACAATGGTTGCCCAGCAACGGGACTCCCCTCAGAGAAGGGGACTGGACACCGGAAGGGACGGGAGCCAGCAAGGCCAGAGTGGAAGCAAAATGACAGCGACTCAGAAACACAGCCTCCTCACGCCAGAGCCACACTACATCCCTGG CTATGCCGGCTTCTACCCGCAGCTGCGCTTCCAGGTGGGGAACACCTACGGGCGCACCACAGGCCAGCTGCTCACAGACCCCAGCGTGCAGAAGAGCCCCTGTTCTGTGCTGTCCCCCATGTCCAAGCCCAAGTTCATTGAGGACTTCAGCCAGTCCAGGCCTCCCTGGGTTCCCTGCCGAGACCTGACTGAGCCCTACGTTCCCCACTACACCA GTCTGAAGCCCTACAAGAACTTTGAGATCCGAGGCCAGCTGCCACCCCTGGATGTGGACGCCCAGGAGCCACCAGGGGTAGAGAACATACCCAGACACCTTCTGCTGCCTGCAGGTGTCATGCCCTACCCCCCCCACCCACTGTGCCCACCAGGCAGGAAGGGGGACTCCAGAGACTCGGGATACCCAGGCCTGCGGCTGGCCTTCAGGGAAGAGGCCTGGAGGAACGCCGCCCCTGTCTGTGAGGCCCgaaggcagcagcagcag CTGTACCACTGCCGGAGGGACGAGTACCCACCCCACACTCACCAGCAGGAGACACTAGATGTGTGCAGGTTCCAGCGGCTGCCACAGCTGGACCACCCCAACCTAATCCAACGCAAGGCCATCGCAG GCTATGCTGGCTTCATTCCCCGGTTCTCCTGGGTAATGGGGGTAAATTACCGAGACGGCGTCGCACAGGCCATGGACGAGTTCGACAAGAGCCAG TTCCTGTTCAGAAACCCCCACTGTGACCTGGGGGAGAAGCTTCTGGAAACACACTGGCCTAACAACCACATCTACAGCAGTCAAGGCCTGATCCCCTTCTACATGGGGTTCATCCCCT CCATGCAGGACAACTACGCGCTGACGTTTGGCAACAGCACCCGGAAGGCCTACTGGAAGGAACAGGCACGGCGAGACCACACACTATGA
- the CIMIP2A gene encoding ciliary microtubule inner protein 2A isoform X2, translating into MSRPLCVTCAARCPQCWPLTMVAQQRDSPQRRGLDTGRDGSQQGQSGSKMTATQKHSLLTPEPHYIPGYAGFYPQLRFQVGNTYGRTTGQLLTDPSVQKSPCSVLSPMSKPKFIEDFSQSRPPWVPCRDLTEPYVPHYTSLKPYKNFEIRGQLPPLDVDAQEPPGVENIPRHLLLPAGVMPYPPHPLCPPGRKGDSRDSGYPGLRLAFREEAWRNAAPVCEARRQQQQLYHCRRDEYPPHTHQQETLDVCRFQRLPQLDHPNLIQRKAIAGVQLFPEGGAVLPASSHLATAGSRQHPGKEREPYVASLMRLGSSCSETPTVTWGRSFWKHTGLTTTSTAVKA; encoded by the exons ATGTCTCGGCCTCTGTGTGTCACCTGTGCAGCGAGGTGCCCACAATGCTGGCCCCTCACAATGGTTGCCCAGCAACGGGACTCCCCTCAGAGAAGGGGACTGGACACCGGAAGGGACGGGAGCCAGCAAGGCCAGAGTGGAAGCAAAATGACAGCGACTCAGAAACACAGCCTCCTCACGCCAGAGCCACACTACATCCCTGG CTATGCCGGCTTCTACCCGCAGCTGCGCTTCCAGGTGGGGAACACCTACGGGCGCACCACAGGCCAGCTGCTCACAGACCCCAGCGTGCAGAAGAGCCCCTGTTCTGTGCTGTCCCCCATGTCCAAGCCCAAGTTCATTGAGGACTTCAGCCAGTCCAGGCCTCCCTGGGTTCCCTGCCGAGACCTGACTGAGCCCTACGTTCCCCACTACACCA GTCTGAAGCCCTACAAGAACTTTGAGATCCGAGGCCAGCTGCCACCCCTGGATGTGGACGCCCAGGAGCCACCAGGGGTAGAGAACATACCCAGACACCTTCTGCTGCCTGCAGGTGTCATGCCCTACCCCCCCCACCCACTGTGCCCACCAGGCAGGAAGGGGGACTCCAGAGACTCGGGATACCCAGGCCTGCGGCTGGCCTTCAGGGAAGAGGCCTGGAGGAACGCCGCCCCTGTCTGTGAGGCCCgaaggcagcagcagcag CTGTACCACTGCCGGAGGGACGAGTACCCACCCCACACTCACCAGCAGGAGACACTAGATGTGTGCAGGTTCCAGCGGCTGCCACAGCTGGACCACCCCAACCTAATCCAACGCAAGGCCATCGCAG GAGTCCAGCTTTTCCCAGAAGGAGGTGCTGTCCTGCCTGCCTCTTCCCATTTGGCCACAGCAGGCAGTCGCCAacatccaggaaaggaaagagagccTTACGTGGCTTCCCTGATGCGTCTGGGGAG TTCCTGTTCAGAAACCCCCACTGTGACCTGGGGGAGAAGCTTCTGGAAACACACTGGCCTAACAACCACATCTACAGCAGTCAAGGCCTGA
- the TUBB4B gene encoding tubulin beta-4B chain: MREIVHLQAGQCGNQIGAKFWEVISDEHGIDPTGTYHGDSDLQLERINVYYNEATGGKYVPRAVLVDLEPGTMDSVRSGPFGQIFRPDNFVFGQSGAGNNWAKGHYTEGAELVDSVLDVVRKEAESCDCLQGFQLTHSLGGGTGSGMGTLLISKIREEYPDRIMNTFSVVPSPKVSDTVVEPYNATLSVHQLVENTDETYCIDNEALYDICFRTLKLTTPTYGDLNHLVSATMSGVTTCLRFPGQLNADLRKLAVNMVPFPRLHFFMPGFAPLTSRGSQQYRALTVPELTQQMFDAKNMMAACDPRHGRYLTVAAVFRGRMSMKEVDEQMLNVQNKNSSYFVEWIPNNVKTAVCDIPPRGLKMSATFIGNSTAIQELFKRISEQFTAMFRRKAFLHWYTGEGMDEMEFTEAESNMNDLVSEYQQYQDATAEEEGEFEEEAEEEVA; this comes from the exons ATGAGGGAGATAGTGCACCTGCAGGCCGGGCAGTGCGGCAACCAAATCGGCGCCAAG TTCTGGGAGGTGATCAGCGATGAGCACGGCATTGACCCCACGGGCACCTACCACGGGGACAGCGACCTGCAGCTGGAGCGCATCAACGTGTACTATAACGAGGCCACCG GCGGCAAGTACGTGCCCCGCGCAGTACTCGTGGATCTGGAGCCCGGCACCATGGACTCCGTGCGCTCTGGGCCCTTCGGGCAGATCTTTCGGCCGGACAACTTCGTTTTCG GTCAGAGTGGTGCTGGGAACAACTGGGCCAAGGGGCACTACACGGAAGGCGCAGAGCTGGTGGACTCCGTGCTGGACGTTGTGCGGAAGGAGGCTGAGAGCTGTGACTGCCTGCAGGGTTTCCAACTGACCCACTCCTTGGGTGGGGGGACTGGGTCTGGGATGGGTACCCTCCTTATCAGCAAGATCCGGGAGGAGTACCCAGACAGGATCATGAACACGTTCAGTGTGGTGCCCTCCCCCAAGGTGTCAGACACGGTGGTGGAGCCCTACAATGCGACCCTCTCAGTCCACCAGCTTGTAGAGAACACAGACGAGACCTACTGCATCGATAACGAAGCTCTCTACGACATCTGCTTCAGAACCCTCAAGCTGACAACGCCTACCTACGGGGACCTGAACCACCTCGTGTCTGCCACCATGAGTGGGGTCACCACCTGCCTGCGCTTCCCAGGCCAGCTCAATGCTGATCTGCGCAAGCTGGCCGTGAACATGGTTCCGTTTCCCCGCCTGCACTTCTTCATGCCTGGCTTTGCCCCGCTGACCAGCCGGGGCAGCCAGCAGTACCGGGCCCTGACAGTGCCCGAGCTCACCCAGCAGATGTTTGATGCCAAGAACATGATGGCGGCCTGCGACCCCCGCCATGGCCGCTACCTGACGGTGGCCGCTGTGTTCAGGGGCCGCATGTCCATGAAGGAGGTGGATGAGCAAATGCTTAATGTCCAAAATAAGAATAGCAGCTACTTTGTTGAGTGGATCCCCAACAACGTGAAAACGGCTGTCTGTGACATCCCGCCTCGGGGGCTAAAAATGTCTGCCACCTTCATCGGCAACAGCACAGCCATCCAGGAGCTGTTCAAGCGAATCTCAGAGCAGTTCACCGCCATGTTCCGGCGCAAGGCCTTCCTGCACTGGTACACGGGTGAGGGCATGGACGAGATGGAGTTCACCGAGGCCGAGAGCAACATGAATGATCTGGTGTCCGAGTACCAGCAGTACCAGGATGCCACAGCTGAGGAGGAGGGCGAGtttgaggaggaggcagaggaggaggtggcCTAG
- the TOR4A gene encoding torsin-4A, whose translation MDRGQPSLEPAAAAPGTSGRCVIAPVRAVLRLRRRVCVLRKRRLLQPGGGPNVGTGAHRPGCSSPVPRADMDQPQFFTFDGPAELSSRTPRKRRRRSRLVLYPETSRKYRPRVEHRSRAQRCLLLLVAIVGFQVLNAIENLDDNAQRYDLDGLEKALQRAVFGQPAAVGRIVALMRDYLATHVHSRPLLLALHGPSGVGKSHVGRLLARHFRAVLEDGALVLQYHARHHCPEARAARDCREELARRVANVVERAEAEEKTPLLVLDDVELMPRPLLDELHGFLQPQRPHHFHNAIYVLLSGAGGAEVTRFVLQNASRALPLRPDGARSAQAKAAQADEDLRASLQALLSRDHPLWQAAAIVPFLLLDKRDVVSCFRDEMAGEGFFPDQARAERLAAQLSFYQVAGREFAVTGCKQVVATVNLL comes from the coding sequence ATGGACCGCGGTCAGCCCAGCCTGGAGCCTGCTGCCGCGGCCCCTGGAACCTCGGGCCGGTGCGTGATCGCGCCCGTGCGCGCCGTGCTCCGCCTGCGCCGCCGGGTGTGTGTCCTGCGCAAGCGGCGCCTCCTGCAGCCGGGTGGGGGGCCCAATGTCGGGACCGGGGCGCACAGGCCGGGCTGCAGCTCCCCGGTGCCGCGCGCGGATATGGACCAGCCGCAGTTCTTCACCTTCGATGGCCCTGCGGAGCTGTCCTCCAGGACGCCACGCAAGAGGCGTCGGCGCAGCCGCTTGGTGCTTTACCCGGAGACCTCGCGCAAGTATCGGCCGCGCGTGGAGCACAGGAGCCGCGCGCAGCGCTGCCTGCTGTTGCTGGTCGCCATCGTGGGCTTCCAGGTGCTCAACGCCATCGAGAACCTGGACGACAACGCGCAACGCTATGACCTCGACGGGCTGGAGAAGGCGCTGCAGCGCGCGGTGTTCGGCCAGCCCGCCGCCGTGGGACGCATCGTTGCGCTGATGCGGGACTACCTGGCCACGCACGTGCACAGTCGTCCGCTCCTCCTGGCGCTGCACGGGCCCAGTGGCGTGGGTAAGAGCCACGTGGGCCGCCTGCTGGCGCGCCACTTCCGCGCGGTGCTGGAGGACGGCGCGCTGGTGCTGCAGTACCACGCACGGCACCACTGCCCCGAGGCGCGCGCCGCACGGGACTGCCGCGAGGAGCTGGCGAGGCGCGTGGCCAATGTGGTAGAGCGGGCTGAAGCGGAGGAAAAGACCCCGCTCCTGGTGCTGGACGACGTGGAGCTCATGCCGCGGCCACTGCTGGACGAGCTGCATGGCTTCCTGCAGCCGCAGCGCCCGCACCACTTCCACAACGCCATCTACGTGCTCCTCAGTGGCGCGGGCGGCGCCGAGGTCACGCGCTTCGTGCTGCAGAACGCGTCCCGTGCGCTGCCCCTGCGCCCCGACGGTGCCCGCAGTGCCCAGGCCAAGGCGGCACAGGCGGACGAGGACTTGCGCGCCAGCCTGCAGGCACTGCTGTCCCGGGACCACCCACTGTGGCAGGCCGCGGCCATCGTGCCGTTTCTGCTGCTGGACAAGCGGGACGTGGTCAGCTGCTTCCGCGACGAGATGGCGGGTGAGGGCTTCTTTCCTGATCAGGCTCGTGCGGAGCGTCTGGCCGCGCAGCTCAGCTTCTACCAAGTGGCTGGCCGCGAGTTTGCTGTGACTGGCTGCAAGCAAGTGGTGGCCACGGTGAATCTCCTGTAG
- the NELFB gene encoding negative elongation factor B isoform X2 codes for MCRAWRGRACGRATGRPGEPAWDEKRRCGTWTLPHGSAGLAGASASVAGEGGRRSRAWSPPGPRLKALRPSLRRSAGVGASCRFYAEEAAPESHTSAAQRLGAQPRATCPASRGCCEIRKTVLHAYAHEIHSAEMAPLSHPPTLARGTGGRTRAGLARWSLLREGRALLPGTCARQRRCFPGAGWLADPGGAVCAEPRSGRDLAELEGAGERGSGGPRGPAERASGAPAAAPGERAGDGAPSRAAAGASAMFAGLQDLGVANGEDLKETLTNCTEPLKAIEQFQTENGVLLPSLQSALPFLDLHGTPRLEFHQSVFDELRDKLLERVSAIASEGKAEERYKKLEDLLEKSFSLVKMPSLQPVVMCVMKHLPKVPEKKLKLVMADKELYRACAVEVKRQIWQDNQALFGDEVSPLLKQYILEKESALFSTELSVLHNFFSPSPKTRRQGEVVQRLTQMVGKNVKLYDMVLQFLRTLFLRTRNVHYCTLRAELLMSLHDLDVGEICTVDPCHKFTWCLDACIRERFVDSKRARELQGFLDGVKKGQEQVLGDLSMILCDPFAINTLALSTVRHLQELVGQETLPRDSPDLLLLLRLLALGQGAWDMIDSQVFKEPKMEVELITRFLPMLMSFLVDDYTFNVDQKLPAEEKAPVSYPNTLPESFTKFLQEQRMACEVGLYYVLHITKQRNKNALLRLLPGLVETFGDLAFGDIFLHLLTGSLALLADEFALEDFCSSLFDGFFLTASPRGLACLQLGWAWGDSRAAFTPQPQRPFPGRRMCSGTRCGSSFTCTPGWPRQSWKPCRRPWSLQARVERL; via the exons atgtgTCGGGCTTGGCGCGGCAGAGCGTGCGGGAGGGCGACGGGGAGGCCCGGGGAGCCCGCCTGGGACGAGAAGAGGCGCTGCGGGACCTGGACTCTCCCTCACGGCTCCGCGGGGCTGGCGGGTGCCAGCGCCTCCGTGGCCGGGGAGGGCGGCCGTCGTTCGCGCGCCTGGTCTCCGCCAGGCCCCCGCCTGAAGGCGCTGAGACCCAGCCTTCGCCGCAGCGCTGGGGTGGGGGCTTCGTGCCGGTTTTACGCCGAGGAGGCCGCACCCGAGTCACACACCAGCGCGGCGCAGAGGCTGGGGGCGCAACCCCGGGCAACATGTCCCGCGTCGCGAGGCTGCTGCGAGATCCGCAAGACCGTTTTACACGCTTATGCGCACGAAATCCACTCGGCTGAAATGGCGCCCCTTTCCCACCCACCCACGCTCGCCCGCGGGACCGGAGGGCGCACGCGCGCGGGGCTGGCTAGGTGGAGCCTGTTGCGCGAGGGGCGGGCGCTGCTCCCAGGAACCTGCGCGCGGCAGCGGCGGTGTTTCCCGGGGGCCGGTTGGCTGGCGGACCCGGGCGGTGCGGTGTGCGCGGAGCCGCGAAGCGGGCGGGACTTGGCCGAGCTGGAGGGCGCGGGGGAGCGGGGCTCGGGGGGCCCCCGAGGCCCGGCGGAGCGGGCTTCTGGGGCGCCTGCGGCGGCGCCGGGGGAGCGGGCTGGGGATGGGGCGCCGAGCCGGGCGGCGGCCGGGGCCTCGGCCATGTTCGCGGGGCTGCAGGACCTGGGCGTGGCCAACGGCGAGGACCTGAAGGAGACCCTGACCAACTGCACGGAGCCGCTCAAGGCCATCGAGCAGTTCCAG ACAGAGAACGGCGTGCTGCTGCCCTCTCTCCAGTCGGCCCTCCCCTTCTTGGACCTACACGGGACGCCGCGGCTGGAGTTCCACCAGTCGGTGTTCGATGAGCTGCGAGACAAGCTGCTGGAGCGGGTGTCGGCCATCGCTTCGGAGGGGAAGGCTGAGGAAAG GTACAAGAAGCTGGAAGACCTTCTGGAGAAGAGCTTTTCTCTGGTCAAGATGCCGTCCCTGCAGCCTGTGGTGATGTGTGTCATGAAGCACCTGCCCAAG GTTCCTGAGAAAAAGCTGAAGCTCGTAATGGCTGACAAGGAGCTGTATCGAGCCTGCGCCGTGGAGGTGAAGAGGCAGATCTGGCAAGACAATCAGGCCCTCTTTGGGGACGAGGTCTCCCCGCTGCTGAAGCAGTACATCTTGGAGAAGGAGAGCGCGCTCTTCAGCACAGAGCTCTCCGTCCTGCACAACTTCTTCAGTCCTTCCCCCAAGACCAGGCGCCAGGGTGAG GTGGTGCAGCGGCTGACGCAGATGGTGGGGAAGAATGTGAAGCTGTACGACATGGTGCTGCAGTTTCTGCGCACGCTCTTCCTGCGCACGCGGAACGTGCACTACTGCACGCTGCGGGCCGAGCTGCTCATGTCCCTGCACGACCTGGACGTGGGTGAGATCTGCACCGTGGACCCATGCCACAAG TTCACCTGGTGCCTGGACGCTTGCATCCGAGAGCGGTTTGTGGACAGCAAGAGGGCTCGGGAGCTGCAGGGCTTTCTCGATGGAGTCAAGAAGGGCCAGGAGCAGGTGCTGGG GGACCTGTCCATGATCCTGTGTGACCCCTTTGCCATCAACACGCTGGCGCTGAGCACAGTCAGGCACCTGCAGGAGCTGGTTGGCCAGGAGACGCTGCCCAGG GATAGCCCCGACCTCCTGCTGCTGCTCCGGCTGCTGGCGCTGGGCCAGGGAGCCTGGGACATGATTGACAGCCAGGTCTTCAAGGAGCCCAAGATG GAGGTGGAGCTCATCACCAGGTTCCTCCCAATGCTCATGTCCTTCCTGGTAGACGACTACACTTTCAACGTGGATCAGAAACTTCCGGCTGAGGAGAAAGCCCCGGTCTCATATCCAAACACACTTCCCGAAAGCTTTACTAA GTTTTTGCAGGAGCAGCGCATGGCCTGCGAGGTCGGGCTGTACTATGTTCTGCACATCACCAAGCAGAGGAATAAGAATGCACTCCTCCGCCTGCTGCCGGGGCTGG TGGAGACCTTTGGCGATTTGGCCTTCGGCGACATCTTCCTCCACCTGCTCACGGGCAGCCTGGCGCTGCTGGCGGACGAGTTTGCCCTGGAGGACTTCTGCAGCAGCCTCTTCGACGGCTTCTTCCTCACTGCCTCGCCCAG GGGCCTTGCCTGCCTGCagctgggctgggcctggggagaCAGCAGGGCCGCCTTCACGCCCCAACCCCAGAGGCCTTTTCCAGGAAGGAGAATGTGCAGCGGCACGCGCTGCGGCTCCTCATTCACCTGCACCCCAGGGTGGCCCCGTCAAAGCTGGAAGCCTTGCAGAAGGCCCTGGAGCCTACAGGCCAG AGTGGAGAGGCTGTGA